DNA from Paratractidigestivibacter faecalis:
GAGAACCTCGCGCGTCACGGTGTCGGGCCTGCAGGCGCAGCCCAGCTCCTTGGACTTCTTGCAGGCGGCCTCGGAGGCCGTCATGTCGGCCAGGGCCACGCGAATCTGCTTGCCACTCTCGAGGCGCAGGCAGATCTGCTCCTTGGGCGTGTCGTACTCGATGATCTTGCCCTTGCCCAGCGGCGTGTCGATGACGGCGTTGCGCTTGGGGGCACGGCCCTTGAAGTCGCGGTAGGCCTCGAACTCGTAGCGCAGGCAGCACATGAGGCGGCCGCACGCGCCGGAGATCTTGGTGGAGTTGAGCGGCAGGTCCTGCTCCTTGGCCATGCGGATGGAGACCGGGTCGAAGGACATGTTGAACCTGCGGCAGCAGAGCTCCTGGCCGCAGTGGCCATAGCCGCCCACAATGGCGGCCTCCTCGCGCACGCCGATCTGGCGCATGTCGATGCGGACGTGGAGCTCGCGGGAGAGGTCACGGACGAGCTGCCTGAAGTCCACGCGCTCCTCGGCGGCAAAGTAGCAGACGGCCTTCTCGCCGTCGAAGAGGTACTCCACGCCGACGGGCTTCATGTCCAGGCCGCTGGCGCCCACCAGGCGGCGGAACGTGGGCATGGCATCCTCGCCGCGGGAGGCGAGCTGCTCGGCGCGGTCGAGGTCGGAGTCCGTGGCTATGCGCACGACCGAGCGCAGCTGGGCATGGCCGATGACGTGCTCAAGCTCCTCCTCGGAGACCTCTCGGGCGTCTGCCGTGGCAAGGCCGATCTCTGTTCCGCGCTCGGTGGAGCAGATGACGTGGTCGGCTTCCTGGGCGCCGGTGCCGGCGGGGTCAAACCACAGGTCGCGCGCGGCGTAGGTGAACTTCACCGGAATGATGGTGGGCATGCGAGTGCCTCCTTTATGGAAAGCAGCATGGCCTCAAGGGCCAGCTGCGGCGATACGTTGTGGGCGAGGTCCTCCGCCGCCGCGGAGCACGCCGCCAGGGCGCGGGTG
Protein-coding regions in this window:
- a CDS encoding PSP1 domain-containing protein, which produces MPTIIPVKFTYAARDLWFDPAGTGAQEADHVICSTERGTEIGLATADAREVSEEELEHVIGHAQLRSVVRIATDSDLDRAEQLASRGEDAMPTFRRLVGASGLDMKPVGVEYLFDGEKAVCYFAAEERVDFRQLVRDLSRELHVRIDMRQIGVREEAAIVGGYGHCGQELCCRRFNMSFDPVSIRMAKEQDLPLNSTKISGACGRLMCCLRYEFEAYRDFKGRAPKRNAVIDTPLGKGKIIEYDTPKEQICLRLESGKQIRVALADMTASEAACKKSKELGCACRPDTVTREVLDRLDSPDVQMALAELDRKNGVAPEQTVDAADIFVSTRRKRRRSDDGGNASGSASGARGGKPGEKGDRPQHMRGGAQGQAAGEAAGEDGRRRRKRRGGADAANGSAPAVGQQARPGRGQQPAASDGKPARRRHHQAGEATPERGGEQQPKRGGGMRPKRTRRPGDKGGAAGSGSPRGNASGQRPASGEGAGDAPKPRRRHRGGRGRGNGGSDAE